A single genomic interval of Bradyrhizobium japonicum USDA 6 harbors:
- a CDS encoding NRAMP family divalent metal transporter — protein sequence MLKRLGPGLITGAADDDPSGIATYSQAGAQFGYGLLWTVFLTLPFMIAIQLVSARIGRVTGKGLAANVLQLAPRWIVLGLVSLLVIANTFNIAADIAAMAEALSLVIGGLNHEHALIFAAGSTLLQVFVPYRRYSPVLKFLTLTLLAYVATAFTVNIPWSTALLAAVWPKATISADYFLMVVAVLGTTISPYLFFWQASQEVEEMNQGKRDKPLRDLPSGGDPEIARIKADTIVGMLLSNSIAFFIILTTAAVLNGNGVTRINSATEAAEALRPLAGDFTFALFALGIIGTGLLAIPVLAGSAAYAVAEIFGWHATLEAKPEKAVGFYTIIAAATIIGFGLGFTGIDSIHMLVWSAVLNGIVAVPVMAMMMLIVSSRAIMGRFKARSRLVALGWLGTAIMALAVLALLGSSAIG from the coding sequence CTGCTGAAACGGCTGGGACCCGGACTCATCACCGGCGCGGCCGACGACGACCCGTCGGGCATCGCCACCTATTCGCAGGCGGGTGCGCAATTCGGCTACGGGCTGCTCTGGACGGTGTTTCTGACGCTGCCGTTCATGATCGCGATTCAGCTCGTCAGCGCGCGGATCGGCCGGGTCACCGGCAAAGGGCTCGCCGCCAACGTCCTGCAGCTCGCGCCGCGCTGGATCGTGCTGGGGCTCGTCTCGCTGCTCGTCATCGCCAACACCTTCAACATCGCCGCCGACATCGCCGCGATGGCGGAGGCCCTCTCGCTGGTCATCGGCGGGCTCAATCACGAGCACGCCCTGATCTTCGCGGCGGGCTCGACCCTGCTCCAGGTGTTCGTGCCCTATCGCCGCTATTCGCCGGTGCTGAAATTCCTGACGCTGACGCTGCTCGCCTACGTCGCCACTGCCTTCACGGTGAATATCCCGTGGAGCACCGCGCTGCTCGCCGCGGTCTGGCCGAAGGCGACGATCAGCGCCGACTATTTCCTGATGGTCGTCGCCGTGCTCGGCACCACCATCAGCCCCTATCTCTTCTTCTGGCAGGCCTCGCAAGAGGTCGAGGAGATGAACCAGGGCAAGCGCGACAAGCCGCTGCGCGACCTTCCGAGCGGGGGCGACCCTGAAATCGCGCGCATCAAGGCCGACACCATCGTCGGCATGCTGCTCTCCAACAGCATCGCCTTCTTCATCATCCTGACCACGGCGGCCGTGCTGAACGGCAATGGCGTCACCAGGATCAACTCGGCGACGGAAGCGGCCGAAGCGCTGCGTCCGCTCGCCGGCGACTTCACCTTCGCGCTGTTCGCGCTCGGCATCATCGGCACCGGCCTTCTGGCGATCCCGGTGCTGGCGGGCTCGGCGGCTTACGCCGTTGCGGAGATTTTCGGCTGGCACGCCACGCTGGAGGCGAAGCCGGAAAAAGCGGTCGGCTTCTACACCATCATCGCGGCCGCAACCATCATCGGCTTCGGCCTCGGCTTCACCGGCATCGACTCGATCCACATGCTGGTATGGAGCGCGGTGCTCAACGGCATCGTTGCCGTGCCGGTCATGGCCATGATGATGCTGATCGTCTCGAGCCGTGCGATCATGGGGCGCTTCAAAGCCCGATCACGGCTGGTCGCGCTGGGCTGGCTCGGCACCGCGATCATGGCGCTGGCCGTCCTCGCGCTGCTCGGCTCGTCCGCGATCGGCTGA
- a CDS encoding DUF3606 domain-containing protein yields MDNLTKRGQPDRSKINMHEAYEVKYWTHALGVSKEELQKAVDKVGNSAAAVRKELGINGSTQRT; encoded by the coding sequence ATGGACAATCTGACGAAGCGCGGGCAACCGGACCGCAGCAAGATCAATATGCACGAGGCCTACGAGGTCAAGTACTGGACGCACGCGCTCGGCGTATCGAAGGAGGAGCTGCAGAAAGCCGTCGACAAGGTCGGCAATTCGGCCGCCGCCGTCCGCAAGGAATTGGGAATTAACGGTTCAACGCAAAGGACGTGA
- a CDS encoding DUF4261 domain-containing protein → MSKSFLALVLLETPATPDMVALAKAIRARHPELPMEVEGGGEGSARQGSPLIRCGNELVVVMAMPAPIPEDTGLWSRASTIWPQAKAVAAGHRGHLIVSVLGQNQRPLPTARLTTAVIGALIATMPQCCAVVWNGKVARSTDLWLDLSSRSLAPFPDYPCSLWIDILPFRSEAGIGAVTMGLAAFAEREIQFETHKLSLGTLLNKVDGLAAYLVEHGAVVKDGDTFGRDARERFSVRHKDSDQFGGLPVLFCSDGSA, encoded by the coding sequence ATGAGTAAGTCGTTTCTTGCCTTGGTCTTGTTGGAGACTCCTGCAACTCCGGACATGGTCGCGCTCGCCAAGGCCATTCGCGCGCGACATCCCGAACTGCCGATGGAGGTGGAAGGAGGGGGCGAGGGGAGCGCACGCCAGGGTTCGCCGCTGATCCGCTGTGGCAACGAACTCGTTGTGGTGATGGCGATGCCGGCACCCATTCCGGAAGATACCGGCCTCTGGTCGCGCGCTTCCACGATATGGCCGCAGGCCAAAGCGGTCGCGGCGGGGCACCGAGGGCATCTGATCGTTTCGGTGCTTGGCCAGAATCAGCGACCATTACCCACCGCCCGTTTGACGACTGCAGTCATCGGCGCGCTGATAGCAACCATGCCGCAATGCTGCGCCGTCGTGTGGAACGGCAAGGTCGCACGATCCACCGATCTATGGCTTGACCTGTCCAGCCGATCGCTCGCGCCGTTTCCGGATTATCCCTGCTCGCTTTGGATCGACATACTCCCCTTCCGATCAGAGGCGGGCATCGGCGCAGTGACGATGGGGCTGGCGGCGTTTGCCGAACGTGAAATTCAATTCGAGACCCACAAGCTGTCCCTTGGAACATTGCTCAACAAGGTCGACGGTCTTGCCGCCTATCTGGTCGAACACGGAGCGGTGGTCAAGGATGGCGATACGTTTGGTAGAGACGCGCGCGAGCGCTTTTCGGTTCGTCACAAGGACTCCGATCAGTTCGGTGGCTTGCCTGTGCTTTTCTGTAGCGATGGTTCGGCGTGA
- a CDS encoding imm11 family protein — MAVSRNPKRRPKGPKLYRVGLDFRIHTRPGLEMENFAALGAGRVLLSPRGKRSFPALAETPRLLIDKSLGRPPVDWELFHDFWLVSDRMKSVLEAVDSDGVAFLRCETRSLRGDAPVYWLCDVVRKLEVIDEEKSIVEILDDGTDFRRYDNTAISSFVFREEAIGSAHIFRPRFLETRIICDQAMKDACKAAGVRGLSFGDPYFNYDSLRP; from the coding sequence ATGGCTGTATCCCGTAATCCAAAGCGAAGGCCGAAGGGGCCGAAACTCTATCGTGTCGGGCTGGATTTCAGAATCCACACGCGCCCCGGTTTGGAAATGGAGAATTTTGCCGCCCTTGGCGCCGGTCGCGTGCTGCTTTCACCACGGGGCAAGCGAAGCTTTCCTGCGCTGGCCGAAACGCCACGGCTGCTGATCGACAAATCTCTCGGTCGGCCGCCGGTCGATTGGGAGCTATTTCACGACTTCTGGCTCGTATCCGATCGGATGAAGAGTGTCCTGGAGGCCGTGGATAGCGACGGCGTGGCGTTCCTGAGGTGCGAAACGCGGTCGTTGCGTGGAGATGCGCCCGTCTATTGGCTTTGTGATGTTGTCCGCAAGCTCGAGGTCATCGACGAGGAAAAGTCGATCGTCGAAATCCTGGATGATGGGACAGATTTCAGGCGGTACGATAACACGGCGATTTCAAGCTTTGTCTTTAGGGAGGAGGCCATCGGTTCGGCTCATATTTTCCGGCCGCGCTTTCTAGAGACGAGGATTATTTGCGACCAGGCAATGAAAGACGCCTGTAAGGCTGCCGGGGTCAGAGGCCTAAGCTTTGGAGATCCCTACTTCAATTACGATAGCCTTCGCCCCTAG
- a CDS encoding FAD-dependent monooxygenase yields MPVLLLSSRPRGRSERAGASCASHHAVVIAGGGPTGLMLAAELALADVDVAVVERRADQELVGTRAGGLHARTIEILDQRGIAERFLREGQVTQLAGFAWTRLDIGDLPTRHAYGLALRQRHIERILADWVEELAVPIYRNSEVTGFVQDATGIDVALSGGKALRASYLVGCDGGRSLVRKRAGIDFAGSDPTLSNLMAEVEMRDEPAWGLRHDAIGFHGLSKAESGRVLVVVTEATLDRTGEPGLRDLSDALVAVYGTDFGIQNPAWISRFTDAARQAVSYRRERVLLAGDAAHIHHSVGGQGLNTGVQDAVNLGWKLAQVVRGISPDGLLDTYHTERHPVAARVLRNTMAQIAMLRRGEAGLKAARDVVSDLLAMDEPRKRFGAMMSGLDIRYDLGEGHELLGRRMPDLDLTVDGCPRKLFALLHSAQAVLLNFGKPGSVNIAPWADRIGTVDADYNGAWELPAIGQVTAPEAVLVRPDGHVAWVGDESQRGLADALTTWFGPPAAV; encoded by the coding sequence ATGCCTGTATTGCTTCTGTCGTCCCGGCCGCGCGGCCGTTCCGAGCGGGCCGGTGCCAGCTGCGCGAGCCACCATGCCGTGGTGATCGCCGGCGGCGGCCCGACCGGCTTGATGCTGGCCGCCGAGCTGGCGCTCGCGGATGTCGACGTCGCCGTGGTCGAGCGGCGCGCGGATCAGGAGCTCGTCGGCACGCGAGCCGGCGGATTGCACGCGCGGACCATCGAGATCCTCGATCAGCGCGGCATCGCGGAGCGCTTCCTGCGCGAAGGGCAAGTCACCCAGCTCGCGGGCTTCGCCTGGACCAGGCTCGACATCGGCGATCTCCCCACCCGGCACGCTTATGGCCTCGCGCTGCGGCAGCGCCACATCGAGCGCATCCTGGCCGACTGGGTCGAGGAGCTCGCGGTACCGATCTATCGAAACTCCGAGGTGACAGGCTTCGTTCAGGACGCGACCGGCATCGACGTTGCGCTCTCCGGCGGCAAGGCATTGCGCGCAAGCTATCTCGTCGGCTGCGACGGCGGTCGCAGCCTGGTGCGCAAGAGGGCCGGCATCGATTTCGCCGGCTCCGATCCGACGCTCAGCAATCTCATGGCCGAAGTCGAGATGCGCGACGAGCCGGCATGGGGTCTCCGCCACGACGCCATCGGCTTTCATGGCCTCAGCAAGGCGGAGAGCGGTCGCGTGCTGGTCGTCGTGACGGAAGCGACGCTCGACCGCACCGGCGAACCCGGCTTGCGCGATCTCAGCGATGCGCTCGTCGCCGTGTACGGCACCGACTTCGGGATCCAAAATCCCGCCTGGATCTCCCGCTTCACCGATGCGGCGCGGCAGGCCGTGTCCTATCGCCGGGAGCGCGTGCTGCTCGCCGGCGATGCCGCGCATATCCATCACTCCGTCGGCGGGCAAGGCCTCAACACCGGCGTGCAGGACGCGGTCAATCTCGGCTGGAAGCTGGCGCAGGTGGTCAGGGGCATTTCGCCCGACGGCCTGCTCGACACCTACCACACTGAGCGTCATCCCGTGGCCGCGCGCGTCTTGCGCAACACCATGGCGCAGATCGCCATGCTCCGCCGCGGCGAGGCCGGCCTCAAGGCCGCGCGCGATGTGGTGTCCGACCTGCTCGCCATGGACGAGCCGCGCAAACGCTTCGGCGCGATGATGAGCGGGCTCGATATCCGCTACGATCTCGGCGAAGGACACGAACTGCTCGGGCGCCGGATGCCCGATCTCGACCTCACGGTCGATGGCTGCCCCCGAAAACTCTTCGCGCTTCTGCACAGCGCACAGGCTGTGTTGCTCAATTTCGGCAAGCCCGGCAGCGTCAACATCGCGCCCTGGGCAGATCGCATCGGAACAGTCGACGCCGACTACAACGGCGCATGGGAGCTTCCGGCCATCGGACAGGTCACCGCCCCCGAAGCCGTGCTCGTGCGGCCCGACGGGCATGTGGCGTGGGTCGGAGATGAGAGCCAGCGCGGACTTGCGGATGCGCTGACGACCTGGTTTGGACCGCCGGCTGCTGTGTAG
- a CDS encoding phage tail protein has protein sequence MMAAIAKYRDDTAGMIVTSGTSTAYVVSTYQVFQSLSQLNGQLVAFTPHATNGAAVTINVDGLGARPLRSAPSIELPPGTIIQGTPYAALYNNSDAAFYLAGFFNDPYNVPIGSCIDFFGATAPNSSFALAYGQAISRTAYSTLFSMFGTTYGTGDGSTTFNVPDLRGRIVAGKDDMGGSAASRLTSSYFGGTATNLGATGGSESHTLTTAQLASHTHPNTLTDPGHVHSYQRAEYGEQKPASGGNTPFATYSSQNTGSATTGVTINNVATGSGNAHNNTQPTIIANKLLRII, from the coding sequence ATGATGGCGGCGATTGCCAAGTACCGCGATGACACGGCTGGAATGATCGTCACGAGCGGAACCAGCACAGCCTACGTGGTCAGTACCTATCAGGTGTTTCAGTCGCTTTCGCAGTTGAACGGCCAGCTTGTCGCGTTCACGCCGCATGCTACCAATGGAGCGGCCGTGACCATCAACGTCGATGGTCTTGGTGCTAGGCCGCTTCGGTCTGCTCCCTCGATCGAACTGCCGCCCGGAACGATCATCCAGGGTACGCCGTATGCGGCTCTCTACAACAATAGCGATGCCGCATTCTATTTGGCTGGCTTCTTCAACGATCCTTACAATGTTCCTATCGGCTCCTGCATCGACTTCTTCGGCGCAACAGCCCCAAACAGTTCATTTGCCCTCGCTTACGGTCAAGCAATCTCTCGGACGGCCTATTCGACACTATTCTCGATGTTCGGCACGACATACGGCACCGGTGACGGTTCCACTACCTTTAACGTTCCTGATCTTCGCGGGCGGATCGTTGCCGGCAAGGATGATATGGGTGGTTCTGCGGCTAGCCGCCTGACGTCGTCTTATTTTGGCGGCACGGCAACCAATCTTGGTGCGACGGGTGGCTCGGAAAGTCATACGCTAACGACAGCGCAACTGGCCTCACATACGCACCCGAACACGTTGACTGATCCAGGACACGTGCACTCGTATCAGCGAGCGGAGTACGGTGAGCAGAAGCCGGCGTCGGGCGGCAATACGCCCTTTGCTACGTATTCCTCGCAAAATACAGGATCGGCTACCACCGGGGTCACGATCAACAATGTCGCAACGGGCAGCGGCAATGCTCATAACAATACACAACCGACGATCATCGCCAATAAGTTGTTGCGGATTATTTAG
- a CDS encoding FkbM family methyltransferase has protein sequence MLEDVHFFVRCLRYRLRTESLQLKALLRLRLTGATVLDIGANKGIYSYWLAKAVGPHGRVLAIEPQPEMAEYIRQRRLGPNVEIVNLALSDAEGVSQLSRKRPGDGSASLSRNIGGSIPVKLAKLDDIGPISNLKFIKCDVEGHELKVFRGGEHLIRKFSPVIQFESTPGEITPLLEFFSSLGYSGIMFLGKTYAQIKDISTIPHPKFGLSGHRDFIFFPKEAIGSIIPQDHDVMRWHKDR, from the coding sequence ATGCTCGAGGATGTCCATTTTTTCGTTCGATGCCTGCGCTACAGGCTGAGAACCGAGAGTTTGCAGCTCAAGGCTCTTCTGCGCTTGCGGCTGACCGGCGCCACAGTTCTAGACATTGGGGCGAACAAAGGGATTTACTCGTATTGGCTGGCCAAAGCTGTTGGACCCCACGGTCGCGTGCTCGCAATCGAACCTCAGCCGGAGATGGCGGAGTATATTCGTCAGCGTCGCCTCGGACCAAATGTCGAGATTGTCAATCTTGCTTTGTCTGACGCCGAGGGCGTCTCTCAACTGTCCAGAAAGCGCCCCGGGGATGGGAGTGCCTCGCTCTCCAGAAACATCGGCGGGTCAATACCCGTTAAGCTCGCGAAGCTAGATGATATCGGACCAATCTCGAATTTGAAGTTCATCAAGTGCGACGTAGAAGGGCATGAACTAAAAGTTTTCCGCGGCGGAGAACATCTGATCCGTAAATTTTCTCCGGTTATCCAGTTCGAAAGTACGCCCGGAGAAATTACTCCGTTGCTAGAGTTCTTCAGTAGTCTCGGCTATTCGGGCATCATGTTTCTTGGAAAGACTTACGCGCAGATAAAAGATATCTCGACAATTCCTCATCCTAAATTTGGATTGAGTGGACATCGAGATTTTATCTTTTTTCCAAAGGAAGCTATCGGATCGATCATCCCGCAAGATCACGACGTGATGCGATGGCATAAAGATCGCTAA